Genomic segment of Bdellovibrio bacteriovorus:
GAAGAAGGCGGCGATTGCTTTAGCAACGACGATCCTTTGCGGTGCGATCTTCATGTGTATCAAGTACTTCGAATACAGCCATAAGTTCCACTTGGGCCTTTACCCAGGCCGTTTCCTGGATGTAGCGAAAGTCGGTGCAGAACACGCAAACCTTGGTATGTACTTCGGTTTCTACTACTGCATGACAGGTCTTCACGGTCTTCACGTGTTGATCGGTATGGGCTTGATCGCTTGGTTGTTGATTCGTACGATTCGCGGCGATTTCCACTCTCAATACTGGATCCCAGTAGAAGGTGTTGGAATCTTCTGGCACATCGTCGACTTGATCTGGATCTTCTTGTTCCCTCTTCTATATTTGGTGGGGTAATTAAAAATGGCTAGCAACACTCAAAACGATCCAAATGTTTTGCATCCACACATCACGCCGATGTCCACTTACCTTAAAGTGGGCGGCGCTTTGTTTGGTTTGACTTTCTTGACCGTGATCGCGCATCAATTCAACGCTCAGCTTGGTGCTTTCGCAGCTTTCGTTGCGTTTGCTATCGCGGCGGTGAAAGCGGCTCTGGTTTTGTTGTACTTCATGCACTTGAAAGACGACACAAACATGAATCGCGCTATTTTCGCGTCTGGTTTCTTCTTCCTAGTAGTTCTTCTCCTCTTCAGCGTTGTTGATATCGCAACACGTGTGACTGAGGTAAGTCCTCTATAAGATCGTGCTAAGAACATTCGCCGATCTTACCAAATTTGGCATAGTCGTCTTCTCGGTTCTTGCGGGATTAGCCGGCTATGCCACTGGTTTTCAAATCGAACAAACATTTAGCTGGAAAGAGTTCTTAGAAACTCTGTTGAGTATTTACTTCCTGGCTTCCGGATCTTTGGCTTTAAACCAAGTTCAAGAATGGAAACTGGATCAAAAGATGCCTCGCACATCCAAGCGTCCGATTGCGGCTGGAAAAATCAAACCAGCAGCAGCCGGAATTTTGGCTGTCAGTTTCTTAGTTGTTGGTTTGAATTTCTTGTTCACCCTTGAGCCTGTTGCAGGCTGGGTGGGCTTGGTTTGTGTATTCTTATACAATGTCGCATATACCATGTACTGGAAGCGCCGCTGGGTTTATGCCGCAGTTCCAGGAGCCATTCCCGGGGCATTGCCGGTGACGATCGGTTACGCTGTTGCCAATCCCGACATCTTCAACCCTGAATCACTGTATCTGTTCCTAATCATGTTCTTGTGGCAGATGCCGCACTTCTGGGTTCTAGCGATTAAGTTCAAAGACGATTATGCCGCTGGGGGAGTCCCGACTTTACCTGTGGCGCTAGGGATGGAACGCACTCTTTTCCAAATTGGCCTTTATACTTTCGTGTATGTGGGTGTAGCTTTGGCGGCACCGATGTTCGTGCATGCAAGTTGGATGTTCGTTCTTCTGACGTTCCCGTTCTGTTTTAAAGTTCTTCAAGAATTCTATCGCTACTATAAATCAAACGGCACAGAGCGCTGGTTGGCGTTTTTCATGTGGCTGAATGTTTCGATGCTGGTCTTCATCGTAATTCCGGTAATCGATAAATGGAACTTTTTGTTCATCCATTCCAACTAAAAGGGTGCCTTCGCTAGAGGGCCTCATCCGTGACTTCTTCGCCGTTGGATTTTAAGTCCCGACCTTGGTTCTTTTAGTCAGTTGTACCGTTGGAACGCTTCAAATAGAGACACCTATAAAGACTTAAGCTTCACGATAATAGTTAGCAAGAGCAGAACTACTATCAAAAAAGCTTTAGTTACTTTTAAGATCTTCCGAATAGTACGTAAGGTTTTGTTACGCATATCGGACTCCTTTGAAAGGTAACGGACAAAGGAGTCTAAAAAAGAGGATCTAGCGAAGACGAGATCCTCTTTTGCATTTTTGGAACCTATTTATTTTTGAATTCGTCAGGTGTGTCGATTTGTTTGAAAGGGTGAGCCTTTTCAAACGCAGGAAGTTTCTTGCAGTTTTCGTTGATCTTCATCAGTGTTGGGTACTTTGTGATGTCGACCTTAAAGCGTTGGCAAGTAAGTAGCTGTGGCACTAGGAACAAATCCGCCATGGTGATCGTGTCGCCGAAACTGTAAGTACCAGAAAATTCCTGCAAAGTTTTTTCTAAAGTTTCGAGTCCTTGGGGAAGCCAGAATCCGGCCCACTCTTCTTTTCTGGCTTGGTCATAGCCATGAGTTTTTTCTAGATAATTCAAAGTCTTTAAGTTGCACATAGGGTGCATGAAAGAATTGATCACTTCGCAGACTTGGCGAACGCGCGCCTTTAGGTACGCATCTTTTGGGAACAGTGCGGGTTCGGGAAATACTTCGTCTAGATACTCCATGATCGCAAAAGACTCAGGGATGTTTTTTCCACCATGAACCAAAGTCGGTAGACCACCCAGCGGATTGATCTTTAAATACGCTTCGGATCTTTGTTCCGCCTTCAAAAGATTGATCGGCTTGTATTCAAAATTCAGGCCTTTCACATTCAAAGCCAGACGAACACGGTAAGAGGTGGAACTTCGAAAGTAGTTGTAAAGTGTCATTGAGGACATATACTTACTCCTAGTGAGATGGCTTATTTCATTCCCGATTTTTAGATCAGTCAAAGGACTTTTCGGTGCCTAATAGATTTATCTTTTCACTGCGTTTTTCCACAAAAGTTTTCTTAAAATTATTCATGCTGGCCGTGGCCATGATCGTTTTTATGACTTTATTCCGCATGAATTTGTATTTCCTCTCTGTCTTTCATGCGACGGCAGAGGTGCCTTTTACGGAAGTTCTTCAATCTTTCGTTGCGGGTTTAAGATTTGATCTTTTGATCTTTGGTTTTTTATTTATTCCACTTTATTTCCTCTTGTTAATTCAAGCCGTAACAGAGAAATGGCCACGTGGAATGTTCGTCTTTTACAAAAGCTATTTTACGGTCATTTGGTTTTTGATCTGCGTAATGAGCTTCATTGATTTCTTTTACTTTGCTCGCCATGGACGCCGCATGCGTTTTGAAGAATACATGTCTTGGCATCCGCAAGTCTTTATCGAGCAAGCGCAAGGACTTCAACCGAATCAAACTTGGATCTTCATCGTAATTACGATTTTGTTATTTAGCTTAGGCTATATGCTGATTAAAAGTCTTAAGTTTGGTGAGTGGAAGGATGAGTATTCTCCGCAAAGAGGTTCGACTTTAGAGGCATCTCTACGTATCTTGCTTCCACTAATCCTTATCGTTTTGGCCGCTCGAGGGACGGTGGAGCCTCATCATTTAGCTTTGGAGCACAGCGAAGTGTCCTCGAATACGGCTATAAATGAGATGGCGCTGAATGCTGTGTGGTGTTTTGATAAATAAATAAAGTTGTGGGAGGATTTTCCCACTTCGCAAAGAAGATTTTAGGAGGATTTTAGGATGAAAAAGTTAGCTCTTTCATTGATGACAGTTGTGGGATTGATGTCCTCTTCAGCGTTGGCCGACATCGATTACGGATTAGAAGTAGGTATTCGCAGCCAATCTGGCGATGTGGATTCAGGAGCGTCTACAAGCTCACAGATGGGATTCCAATTCGGAGCAACAGCGCACTTTCCGATTTCAGGTCCTTTGCACTTAAGAACGGGTCTGCTTTACACACAAAGACCTTTGACGGTCGACGGTCCTCCAGAAAATAAAGTGACGATGAACTACTTAGATATCCCCGTCGCTCTTATGTACAAATTTGAAGAGTACGCAGGTGTGTTTGCCGGTGTTTCTTTGGGTATGAACTTGGATAAGAATGCTGACATTGGAAATGTGACTGGAGTTAAGTCTCCGCTGATTCCTCTTTTGATTGGCGCAAGCTTCAAGTTTGCTCCTGATTTTGGAATTGCATTGTATTATGAATCAGCAAGTGGCGAAGTGGCTGATGGTTTGAAAGACTATCGTGCTGTTGGTGCAAACTTGCAGATCACTTTTGACTAAGGATAAATCGTGAAACTGGGTTCTTTAAAATCAGCGCTAAGTAAAGATGGTGAATTGTGTGTTGTCAGCCGTGACTTAAAAACGGCGGTCAAAGCGACACACATTGCTCCGAATTTGCGAGAAGCGCTGGAGTCGTGGAAAGACAAAGAAGCTTCTTTGCAGAAGCTTTATACGGATTTGAATGAAGGGAAAGCCGCGAATGCTTTTCCTGTAAAGGAAAGCGATTTCCATTCAGCGCTTCCACGCACATGGCTTTTTGCTGACGGCTCTGCTTTTATCTATCACATCAAACTCGTTCGCATGGCCCGTAAAGCGGCTTTGCCTGAAACACTGGAAACAGTTCCTTTGATGTATCAAGGGGAGTGTGGGCAGTTCCTAGCGCCGACCGAAGATATTCCGCAGCGTGATTTCGCTCACGGAACTGACTTTGAAGGCGAAGTGGGTGTGGTTACAGATTTTGTTCCAATGGGCGTCACTCCCGATGAGGCTTTAAAGTACATCCGTTTGTTTGTTTTGATTAACGACGTTTCTTTACGCGGTTTGATTCCTGAAGAGCTCGCAGGCGGATTTGGTTTCTTCCAAAGTAAGCCTGCTTCAGCGCTTTCTCCGTTTGCAGTGACCGCGGATGAGTTGGGTGAAGCCTATAAAGGCGGTCGCGTTCATTTGCCGTTGAATGTGACTTACAATGGTCAGTTTTTCGGAAAAGCGAATGCAGGTGCCATGCACTTCCATTTCGGTCAGTTGATTGCGCACGCCGCGAAGACACGCAATTTGGCGGCGGGAACTGTGATTGGTAGTGGAACTGTTTCAAACGATGATCACGCCAGTGGTTCAAGCTGTTTGGCTGAAAAGCGCATGATTGAACAAATTGAAAACGGCGCCATTAAGACGCCGTTTATGAAAGCAGGCGACACCATTGAAATGCAGATGTCGGATGCTCAAGGTCAAAGTATCTTTGGAAAGATTTCTCAAAAGGTGAAGGCTGTTTAAGCCTTCACTTATTTTACAGCCTCAATAACTCCACATGCGATGCGTGGACCTGAGTTTCCAGCGGGTTGAGATTTCAAATCATCTTTGTCTTTGTGAATGATGACAGATTTCCCAATGATGCTGTTAGGCCCTGGCTTTAATGTCAGTCCTTCTACCGTCATAGTCACATTGGCTTTACCTTTGTTGTTCGCCATCAAATTTCCTAAATCGCCTGCGTGACGATGCTTAGAATCTGCAGCGCCGTGATGCGCCTGAGTCGGATTAAAGTGGCCGCCAGCTGAAGAGAAATCACCTTTAGAACAATCACCTACTTCGTGAATATGAAATCCATGAGGGCCGGGCTTTAAACCTTCCGCCATCGTTTCGATTTTCAGGTTTCCATCTTCGGTAAAATGAATAATCCCTTTTACTTTTGAGTCGTGAGAAGCCTTGAGGACAGCTTGGGCTCTTGTTGGAGCCAAGACCGCGGCGTCTTGAGACGACGTTTGTTCTGAGGTCTTGGAAGTTGTTGAATCTGAAGTCTTTTTTTGAAACAAGCTACAGCCGGCAAATATCAAAGCAACGGGTGCTACGAGTAATATTTTTTTCATCGAGGTTCTCCTTTGCAAAGTTCTACAGGAGCATTTTTACCTGCGCAGATTAAAATGTCATTTATCTATTGGCGAAGTAAGTCAGAAGTCCGACAAAAGTGAAAGTCGTAAGGTAAATGAAAAGAACCACGCGTCCCACGCGAATTTTATTAGCTAGAAGGGCTCTTGTTGCGAGTGTGGTCATAAAGACCTCCCTTAATACGTTAATTATCTCACAAGCATAAAAGCCGTCTCCAATAGATATTTGCTAATGCAGGCATAGATAAAACCTCTAGGTGTTTCAATACGAGAGTCTAGGTCCGATATAACCGAGGGCATCATCGAGTGACAGTGCTTAGTCCACCCAAGGAAGCTTAGACGATAGGAGTTTTTATGTTCTTCCTGATTCTGACTTCACTCATTTCGTCTTCTTATGCTCAAGAAAAAATTCAGATCAAAACCGTGACCCCCCAAGGTTTTGTAAAGTCTGTTGATCAGGTACGAATAGAATTCAAGCAACCTATGGTGCGCTTTGGAGAAATCAAACTTGATGCTCCCGCCCGCAGCGAATGCTTTAAGGATGGTCAGGGCCGATGGATCGATACCAAAAACTGGGTTTTCGATTTTAAAAAACCTCTTCCAGGTGGAAGCGCGTGTGCAATCGAAGTGGCAGGACAAAGTTTTCAGTTCAATACCGGCGGTCCTCACGTGACAGAAATTTTTCCGCGCGTGTATCGGAATATCGATCCTGAGCAAAATTTCGTCGTGGTGTTAGATGCGCCTGTGAAAAAAGAAAGCGTTTCTTCCGGAGCGTACTTCGTTGTTGAAGGCCTGGGGGATCGCATTCCTGCTGAGATCGTTTCTGAAAGTGAAGCAAAAAAAATTAAAGCTTCTGCAGAAGACGAATACAAATATGAAAAAGACAGCTTTAAAGGTGAATTCATCGTGGTAAAGGCCCCACGCAGTTTTCCAGCTGGAGCAAAAGTCAGCTTTATCTGGGGTAAAGGTATTCAGTCACTGGCGGGATATTCGTCACCTGAAGAAGAGACATTTGAATTTACTGTGTCGGAGGCTTTTAAAGCTCAATTTTCT
This window contains:
- a CDS encoding cytochrome c oxidase subunit 3 family protein — its product is MSTDSTTHGGVRSAHVSHHFKTAEQEYDSGKQGIWLFMVTEILMFGAILVGYAIFHNIYPEMFAEGAKTLDWRMGFVNTLVLIFSSFTMAISISYVQRNEQKKAAIALATTILCGAIFMCIKYFEYSHKFHLGLYPGRFLDVAKVGAEHANLGMYFGFYYCMTGLHGLHVLIGMGLIAWLLIRTIRGDFHSQYWIPVEGVGIFWHIVDLIWIFLFPLLYLVG
- a CDS encoding cytochrome C oxidase subunit IV family protein, translated to MASNTQNDPNVLHPHITPMSTYLKVGGALFGLTFLTVIAHQFNAQLGAFAAFVAFAIAAVKAALVLLYFMHLKDDTNMNRAIFASGFFFLVVLLLFSVVDIATRVTEVSPL
- a CDS encoding protoheme IX farnesyltransferase, translated to MLRTFADLTKFGIVVFSVLAGLAGYATGFQIEQTFSWKEFLETLLSIYFLASGSLALNQVQEWKLDQKMPRTSKRPIAAGKIKPAAAGILAVSFLVVGLNFLFTLEPVAGWVGLVCVFLYNVAYTMYWKRRWVYAAVPGAIPGALPVTIGYAVANPDIFNPESLYLFLIMFLWQMPHFWVLAIKFKDDYAAGGVPTLPVALGMERTLFQIGLYTFVYVGVALAAPMFVHASWMFVLLTFPFCFKVLQEFYRYYKSNGTERWLAFFMWLNVSMLVFIVIPVIDKWNFLFIHSN
- the maiA gene encoding maleylacetoacetate isomerase — protein: MSSMTLYNYFRSSTSYRVRLALNVKGLNFEYKPINLLKAEQRSEAYLKINPLGGLPTLVHGGKNIPESFAIMEYLDEVFPEPALFPKDAYLKARVRQVCEVINSFMHPMCNLKTLNYLEKTHGYDQARKEEWAGFWLPQGLETLEKTLQEFSGTYSFGDTITMADLFLVPQLLTCQRFKVDITKYPTLMKINENCKKLPAFEKAHPFKQIDTPDEFKNK
- a CDS encoding outer membrane beta-barrel protein gives rise to the protein MKKLALSLMTVVGLMSSSALADIDYGLEVGIRSQSGDVDSGASTSSQMGFQFGATAHFPISGPLHLRTGLLYTQRPLTVDGPPENKVTMNYLDIPVALMYKFEEYAGVFAGVSLGMNLDKNADIGNVTGVKSPLIPLLIGASFKFAPDFGIALYYESASGEVADGLKDYRAVGANLQITFD
- a CDS encoding fumarylacetoacetate hydrolase family protein, with protein sequence MKLGSLKSALSKDGELCVVSRDLKTAVKATHIAPNLREALESWKDKEASLQKLYTDLNEGKAANAFPVKESDFHSALPRTWLFADGSAFIYHIKLVRMARKAALPETLETVPLMYQGECGQFLAPTEDIPQRDFAHGTDFEGEVGVVTDFVPMGVTPDEALKYIRLFVLINDVSLRGLIPEELAGGFGFFQSKPASALSPFAVTADELGEAYKGGRVHLPLNVTYNGQFFGKANAGAMHFHFGQLIAHAAKTRNLAAGTVIGSGTVSNDDHASGSSCLAEKRMIEQIENGAIKTPFMKAGDTIEMQMSDAQGQSIFGKISQKVKAV
- a CDS encoding superoxide dismutase family protein; amino-acid sequence: MKKILLVAPVALIFAGCSLFQKKTSDSTTSKTSEQTSSQDAAVLAPTRAQAVLKASHDSKVKGIIHFTEDGNLKIETMAEGLKPGPHGFHIHEVGDCSKGDFSSAGGHFNPTQAHHGAADSKHRHAGDLGNLMANNKGKANVTMTVEGLTLKPGPNSIIGKSVIIHKDKDDLKSQPAGNSGPRIACGVIEAVK